TTTATGAAGCAGTACCATGATTTAGTGCGACACGTTTTAGCAAACGGTTGTCAAAAAGGAGATAGAACCGGGACGGGAACCAAAAGTGTTTTTGGGTACCAAATGCGCTTTGATTTAAATGAAGGTTTTCCAATGGTAACTACCAAAAAACTTCACCTGAAATCAATTATTTATGAGTTATTATGGTTCTTAAAAGGCGATACTAATATTGCTTATTTAAAAGAAAACGGCGTAAAAATCTGGGACGAATGGGCTGATGAAAACGGGGACTTGGGTCCGGTATACGGCCATCAATGGCGCAATTGGAACAGCGAAGAAATTGATCAAATCACCGAATTGATTGACACTTTAAAGAAAAACCCCAACAGTCGACGCATGTTGGTTTCCGCCTGGAATCCTTCGGTATTGCCGGACACTTCAAAATCGTTTGCCGAAAATGTAGCCAACGGAAAAGCCGCTTTACCTCCTTGCCATGCCTTTTTTCAATTTTATGTAGCCGATGGCAAATTATCTTGTCAGTTATACCAAAGAAGCGCTGATATTTTCTTAGGCGTTCCGTTTAATATTGCTTCTTATGCTTTATTTACCATGATGATTGCTCAGGTTTGCGACTTACAAGTAGGCGAATTCATTCACACTTTTGGCGATGCTCATATTTATAACAATCACTTTGAACAAGTAGAATTGCAATTATCGCGTGAGCCAAGACCATTACCGAAAATGATTCTGAATCCGGAGGTGAAAAACATCTTCGACTTTACTTTTGAAGATTTTACTTTAGTAGATTACGACCCGCATCCTCATATTAAAGGCGCTGTTGCTATTTAAATCGTTTCCAAATTTCTAAAAAAGACTACCAATTATTAGTTCCGCTAATTTTTTGTTTATTTTTATATGGAATTTACTTTTCTTTAACCAATGAAAACAATCGGAATTATCGGCGTCGGATTCACCGGAACAATGACAGCCGTTCAGCTTATTGAAAAAGCTACAGCTCCATGTGAAATAACTTTAATAAATGAGAGAGAAACACTGAACCGAGGCATTGCTTATAATCCGTATTCAGACAAACATTTATTAAATGTCATAACCGCTAAAATGAGTGCTTTCCCTGATCAGCCGGATCATTTTTTGGACTGGATTATGGAAAGGGATGACTTTAAAAATAAAGACAAGGCTTTTATTGCCAATTCCTTTTTACCACGTCAATTGTTTGGCGATTATTTGGTTACCATTTGGGAAAAATACCAAGCAGTTGCTAAATCAAAAAACATAAAACTAACCGTCATTGAAAGTTTTGTGGTCGATTTAGAAGTACATCCTAATTCCGTAGAACTTTGGTTAGACAACAACGACAAATTGCTGGTGGATTATGGTATAATTGCTTCCGGAAATCAAGTGCCAAAGAATCCAAAAATAGAAAATCCTGATTTTTACCAAAGCAAAAATTATTTCCAAAACCCCTGGAAGATTGATTCAGTACTTAACATCAACCCCGATTTGCCCGTATTGATTGTAGGTAATGGATTGACCATGGTGGATACTGTAATTGCTCTTTTGGAACAAGGATTTAAAAATGAAATTTATTCCATTTCCCCTAACGGATTTAATATTTTACCACACCGTCACAACGGATTGAAATACACCAAACTAACCGAAGAGCTGCGAGACGATATGAGTTTGTATGATTTGGTGAAATTGGTTCATAAACACATCAAAGCGGTTAGAGAATATGGCGCAACTGCCGAACCGGTCATCGATTCTTTGCGTCCGTTTACTCAAAATATGTGGAAACGTTTTACCGATGAAGAAAGAAGTATATTCATGTCGAGATTCCGTCATTTATGGGGAGTTGCGCGTCATCGAATTCCGATTCACTCTCACGATAAATTACAGCAGTTGCGTATTGACGGCAAGTTAAAAATCAATTCCGGCCGATTACTGAATTTCACCGAAGTGGCAGATGGTATCCTAGTGGATTATTTTGACAAAAAAGAACACGCCAACAAGCAAGTAAAAGTATCGAGAATCATTAACTGCACCGGTCCAGACACCGATTTGAATAATATTGAGCATTCGTTTCTGAAAAACTGTCTGCTAAAAGGACTCTTAAAACAAGACACTCTTAAATTGGGAATTGTTGCTGACACCACCACTTTTCAAGTTATTGATGCCAACAATCAACCGCATTCCAATTTATTTACCTTGGGCGGAAATTTGAAAGGCGAACTTTGGGAAAGCACCGCGGTGAATGAACTTAGAACACAAGCTGAACGTTTGGCCGAAAGACTTAAACCGCAAAATCAGCCAACGGTAGTTCAGCCATTAGATGCTTAATCACCTTATATCTTATGCATAAAATCCGCTCTTAAGCGGATTTTTTATTTTTTAACCAACTAAAATATCATAGTACCAAAACACTGTTTTCTGCTCCGGCAAAATCGTTATAAGTAAAACTGTCGGCTTCCGTATTGTTTACCAAATTTACTATTTTACAAGCGCTATCACTTTTAGGAGATTACTAAAAAAGCAGGTGTGATTAAAAGAAAACACATAATTTATGACTCCTTAATTTCTTTATTCTTTATCAAGAAAACGTTTTCTTACTGCATTATCTGAAAATGAGATTTTAGCATTTTAAAAATAAGTTTTATCTTTAAAGCACTAATTTCGCCCTATGGAAAGAGATCAACACGAATTATACGAATATGCCCGAGATAGAATCAAACAAAAAAAAAGTTTGTATTTTCATTTCATGGTGCTGTTAATCGGCAGTTTGTTTTTATTTGTTGCCAACAAATGGCTTTCTTTCTATCCTGACAGAACCTGGTGGACTTGGGCGGTTGCCCTTTGGATATTCCTGTTTTTACTTCACACCATTAAAGTATTTATCATTGACAGCTTTATGAACAAACACTGGGAGCGTGCTCAAATTGATAAGCTAATGTTGCAACAATCCAAAAAATTAGAACAATTGAAAAATGATTTTGATAATGCTAAATCTACTGCAGAATGATTACACTTATAGCGGCAGTAGCAGAAAACAATGCACTGGGTAAAGACAATCAACTGCTTTGGCATTTGCCCGATGATTTTAAACGATTCAAAAGTTTAACTTCCGGACATTATATTATCATGGGAAGAAAAACATTTGAAAGTTTTCCAAAACCTTTGCCCAACAGAACGCATGTTATCATCACCCGACAAAAAAACTATGCTCCAGAAGGTTGTATTGTTGTCAATTCATTGGAAGATGCTATTGCGGTTTGTCCAAAAGACGAAGAAGTTTTTGTCATTGGAGGTGGTGAAATTTATACTCAATCTATAGCCATGGCTGATAAAATTGACATCACCAAAGTACATCAGCATTTTGAAGCCGACACTTTTTTTCCCGAAATCGATTTGAAGCTATGGAAGTTGATAAGTGAAGAATTTCATCCCAAAGATGAAAAGCATGCTTTTGACTTTACTTTTTTAACTTACGTCAGAAGATAAAAAAACACCCCGAAAGGTGTTTAAAATCAAAACAGTTAATCCATTTCTCATTAAGTTTCCAATAATAATTGGCAGCTTAAGACGAAAATAATCAGTACCAAGAACAGGCCTGAGGATATCATTATCACATTGGAAATTCTTTGCGAGTACATTTCATAGAATCCTTTAACGCCAAATACCACAAAAGTGCTAAAGGTGAAATATGTCAAAATTTCCAAAAATTTATTTAACCCAATAAACAAATGCCTTTCAACCTCATTGCCCCCAATAAGATTGACAGAATCTTTCAATAGAAATAAAAGGACAAAAGTTACCACAAGTGAAACTACAATCCATCTTATTTCTGACATCATAACTCTTGCATTCATGGTCTTAAATATTTTGATTTTTGATACTACAAAGTTTCTAATTATAAATGACAAAAAAATCCCCAACAATGGGTATTTTTTATTAAAAAATGATATAATTTTACTACAATTAATTTATCTGAAATTAAAAATAGCTGTTTTACTAAATCATTCCGCTAATTAAAATATTGGCTTATATTTGTCGAAAAATAACCTATGTCTAAGAGTATCACTCCTTATAAAGATTCCGCACTTGGCAAAAAAGAACAAGTAACCCAAATGTTCGATACCATTTCGGGGAATTATGATGGATTAAACAGAGTCATTTCTTTGGGCATTGATGTTAAATGGCGTAAAAAAGTTGTCGCTTTAGTAGCCGCAAAAAAACCGGAAACCATTTTAGACATTGCCACCGGAACCGGTGATTTGGCCATTTTGATGACTACCACTACCGCCCAAAAAATAATTGGTCTTGATTTATCCTCAGGCATGTTGGAAGTGGGCAAGAAAAAATTCAAGGTAAAAATTTATCCGATAAAATAGAAATGGTTTTAGGTGACAGTGAAAACATTCCTTATCCCGATAATTATTTTGATGCCATTACGGTTTCCTTTGGTATTCGAAACTTTGAAACCTTAGAAAAAGGCTTAGCTGAAATTCACCGTGTTTTAAAACCTAACGGTGTTTTTGTTATACTAGAAACTTCGGTTCCGACAAAATTCCCTTTCAAACAAGGTTATACTTTTTATACTAAATACATTTTACCTTTGGTAGGGAAATTATTTTCTAAAGACAATAGTGCCTACGGTTACCTATCAGAATCAGCTGCTAACTTTCCATTTGGCGAAGCGTTAAACAATATTTTACGAAAAACTTCGTTTATAGATTGTAAAGCGTTGCCGCAAACCTTTGGAGTAGCCACCATTTATACCGCAACAAAAAAATAAAACTGAAGTTGTCAGCATACCAATGAAAAAAATATTTGTTCTATTTCTTCTAATTACACTACAGACACAAGCACAATTGGGCAAAAGTTTGTTTACCAAAGACCCAATCATAAACTTGGAGAATTTTGACAAACAAAAAGTGTATTGGGGCTATTTTTTAGGATTTAGTACTTTTGATTACAAAACCGATTATAAAGTGCCCGGAAAGGATATTGATGTGAAAGGACATACCGGATTCAATGTTGGACTTGTGGGCAGTTTAAGACTTCATGAATACGTAGAACTTCGTTTTGAACCAGGCTTGTACTACGCTAGCAGAACATTAACATACTCAGGATTCAACAAAGATCGTGATGCTATTAGAGAAGTAAAGGCAACTTACATCGACTTCCCGTTGATGTTGAAATTTTCTTCGTTAAGAACCGGTAATGTTCGCCCTTACTTGGTTGGTGGTGTATCCTCTACATTGAATCTTTCGAGCAACTCGAAATCAAAAGACGACAACCTGCAACAAAAATTCAGAGTAAAACCTTGGACCCAAAATTATACTTTTGGTTTTGGCGTTGATTTGTATTTTGAATATTTTAAATTCTCTCCTTCTATTCGAGGGGTTTTTGGTTTCAAAGACGAATTGATTCGCGACAATGACCCTAACAGCCCGTGGACAGGAAACATTGAATCATTGAAAACCCGTGCGGTGCTTATCAATTTTACTTTCCACTAAGAATTTCTTTTAAACTCACTCAGGAAAATAGCGGTCGCCGTAGCTACATTCAAACTTTCGGTTTGTTGTAAGTCTCCAAATCTCGGAATGGCAATTCGGTTTTTGATGCTTTTTTCTAAAACTGCCGAAATTCCGTTAGCTTCGTTACCAAGAACCAATATTCCTTCAGTGGGCAATGTTTCTTTATAAACATTTTTCCCATCCATAAAAGTACCGAAAACCGGCAATTGACTTTTGGAGAGATACTCCTCTAAATCTAAATAATTGACCTTGACACGAGCTATAGAACCCATGGTTGATTGAATTACTTTTGGGTTGTAACTATCAACTGTTTCTTTAGAACAAATTAATTGTTTGACTCCAAACCAATCACACAGTCGAATGATAGTTCCCAAATTTCCGGGATCACGAATATCATCCAAAGCTACTATCAAGCCAGAATTTTCAACATTTGTTTCTTTTGGAATTTTAAAAAGTGCCAAACACGAACTCGGAGAACTTAGCGCACTAATGCGTTTCATATCCTGCTCTTTTATCATTGTTTTTTGCGAAGTCGTAACCTTTGGGAAAATATCTTCGGTAACAAACAAATGTTCCAGCACAAAATTTGATAGTAACAATTCCTGTATTACTTTTACACCTTCAGCAAGGAACAATTGTTCTTCATTTCGGTATTTTTTATGTTGAAGACTGGTAATTAATTTTATTTGGTTTTTACTAACCATAAAATACTGTACTTTTGAATTAAATATTTCGCAACACTTGAAAAATAGTATCACAAAAATATCATTATTTATTCTAACTGGACTAATTATCTTTGGTTGCAACACCACAAAAAGAGTTCCTGACGGGAAAAGACTCCTGAACAAAAATGATATCTATGTTGATGGCAAAAAAGACAACACCGAAGACATCTTTAATCAACTCTATCAAAAACAAAACACTTCAATTTTAGGGTATCACCTTCGTTTGAACATCTACAATTTGGCCAAACCAAAATCGGATTCACTGTTCAAGGCCAAAATGATTAAAAATCCGCAACGCTATTACCGAAAAGCAAAATGGTTATCCAAAAAACAAGTCAAACGTTTGGGCGAGTCTTTCTTTTATTCGGGCAAAGATAATTTCTTGCGAAAAACAGGTGAAGCGCCCGTGATTTTAGATACTGCCAGCACTCGAAAATCATTACGCCGTTTAAAGTCATACTATTTCAACCGAGGTTATTTTGACGTTACCACCAAATACAAAATTGACACCCTTGATTCAAAAAGGGTGAAACTCAAATATGACATTGCCACCGGAACACCCTATATTCTTGACAGCATTGATAGTTACATCAGCAGTGCCCCGTTAGATTCGATTTATCAATTGCGAAAGAAAAATTCATTTCTCAAAACAGGCAAACGTTATGAAACCGTTGATTTTGATAATGAAAGAGGTCGAATCACTGAAGATTTCAGAAACAATGGTGCCTACCGTTTTCAGCAAAATTATGTGACTTTTGACATTGACACTATTGCGAAAACCCACAAAGCCAATGTAGATTTGGTCATAGAAAATGAATCGGTTAGAGTTGACGACAGCGTTAAAATGGCTCCTTTTGAACTGTACAAGATTAGCAAAGTAAATATTTTTACGGACCACAGCGCCACTGATCCTAACGCAAAAATAAGCGACAGCACGGTTTACAAAGACTTTACATTATACAGTGTTAATAAACTAAAATACCGCCCGAAAGCTATAACCGATGGTGTTTTTGTAGTCAAAGGCACTTATTTTTCAGATAACAAAACAACGCTTACTTCTAAGTACCTGAGTAATCTTAAGGTATTCAACTATCCTTTGATTCAATATGTAGAAGACAAAACACAAAAAAATGCTTTGATTGCCAATGTATATCTGACACCAAGGAAGAAATACACCTTTGGTTTTTCGACTGATTTTACCCATTCCAACATTCAGGATTTCGGAATTTCGGGCAATACTTTTTTGGCCATTCGAAATGTATTTAACGGTGCCGAAACCTTTGACATTGGGTTTAGAGGCAATATTGGTTCTTCAAAAGACTTGGCCAATCCTAACAATAACTTCTTTAATATTTCGGAAATTGGTGTGGATGCCAACCTGAATTTCCCGCGTTTGTTTTTACCGTTCAAAACGGATAAAATCATTCCGAAAACGATGATTCCTTATACTAAGATGAGTATTGGTTATGCCAAACAAACCAATATCGGATTAGACAAACAAAACTTTACGAGTTCGCTAACTTACAACTGGACACCTAAGAAAGGCGTCAACTTTAAATTTGATTTATTCAATATTCAGTTTGTAAAAAACCTGAATCCTACCAATTATTTTAACATCTATAAATCATCATACAATACGATAAATGATATTGCCAAAAACTACACTATTAATCCGGACTATACGGATGCAAATGGTGATTTGAAAATTGAAAGCGGTGTCTTAGGCTTTGCCAATGATGCGCTCACAGATCCAAGTTTAGGCATCACCGCTGCTGATTCTAAATCAATATTGAGTATTGTAGAAAGAAGAGTCCGATTGACCGAAAACAACCTGATTTTTGCTTCCAGTCTTTCTTTCTCTAAAACCTCACAGCGCGATTTGTTTGACAATGAGTTTTATG
Above is a genomic segment from Flavobacterium phycosphaerae containing:
- a CDS encoding thymidylate synthase, encoding MKQYHDLVRHVLANGCQKGDRTGTGTKSVFGYQMRFDLNEGFPMVTTKKLHLKSIIYELLWFLKGDTNIAYLKENGVKIWDEWADENGDLGPVYGHQWRNWNSEEIDQITELIDTLKKNPNSRRMLVSAWNPSVLPDTSKSFAENVANGKAALPPCHAFFQFYVADGKLSCQLYQRSADIFLGVPFNIASYALFTMMIAQVCDLQVGEFIHTFGDAHIYNNHFEQVELQLSREPRPLPKMILNPEVKNIFDFTFEDFTLVDYDPHPHIKGAVAI
- a CDS encoding FAD/NAD(P)-binding protein, producing the protein MKTIGIIGVGFTGTMTAVQLIEKATAPCEITLINERETLNRGIAYNPYSDKHLLNVITAKMSAFPDQPDHFLDWIMERDDFKNKDKAFIANSFLPRQLFGDYLVTIWEKYQAVAKSKNIKLTVIESFVVDLEVHPNSVELWLDNNDKLLVDYGIIASGNQVPKNPKIENPDFYQSKNYFQNPWKIDSVLNINPDLPVLIVGNGLTMVDTVIALLEQGFKNEIYSISPNGFNILPHRHNGLKYTKLTEELRDDMSLYDLVKLVHKHIKAVREYGATAEPVIDSLRPFTQNMWKRFTDEERSIFMSRFRHLWGVARHRIPIHSHDKLQQLRIDGKLKINSGRLLNFTEVADGILVDYFDKKEHANKQVKVSRIINCTGPDTDLNNIEHSFLKNCLLKGLLKQDTLKLGIVADTTTFQVIDANNQPHSNLFTLGGNLKGELWESTAVNELRTQAERLAERLKPQNQPTVVQPLDA
- a CDS encoding 2TM domain-containing protein translates to MERDQHELYEYARDRIKQKKSLYFHFMVLLIGSLFLFVANKWLSFYPDRTWWTWAVALWIFLFLLHTIKVFIIDSFMNKHWERAQIDKLMLQQSKKLEQLKNDFDNAKSTAE
- a CDS encoding dihydrofolate reductase, which gives rise to MITLIAAVAENNALGKDNQLLWHLPDDFKRFKSLTSGHYIIMGRKTFESFPKPLPNRTHVIITRQKNYAPEGCIVVNSLEDAIAVCPKDEEVFVIGGGEIYTQSIAMADKIDITKVHQHFEADTFFPEIDLKLWKLISEEFHPKDEKHAFDFTFLTYVRR
- the porT gene encoding type IX secretion/gliding motility protein PorT/SprT; its protein translation is MKKIFVLFLLITLQTQAQLGKSLFTKDPIINLENFDKQKVYWGYFLGFSTFDYKTDYKVPGKDIDVKGHTGFNVGLVGSLRLHEYVELRFEPGLYYASRTLTYSGFNKDRDAIREVKATYIDFPLMLKFSSLRTGNVRPYLVGGVSSTLNLSSNSKSKDDNLQQKFRVKPWTQNYTFGFGVDLYFEYFKFSPSIRGVFGFKDELIRDNDPNSPWTGNIESLKTRAVLINFTFH
- a CDS encoding RNA methyltransferase, which encodes MVSKNQIKLITSLQHKKYRNEEQLFLAEGVKVIQELLLSNFVLEHLFVTEDIFPKVTTSQKTMIKEQDMKRISALSSPSSCLALFKIPKETNVENSGLIVALDDIRDPGNLGTIIRLCDWFGVKQLICSKETVDSYNPKVIQSTMGSIARVKVNYLDLEEYLSKSQLPVFGTFMDGKNVYKETLPTEGILVLGNEANGISAVLEKSIKNRIAIPRFGDLQQTESLNVATATAIFLSEFKRNS
- the tamL gene encoding translocation and assembly module lipoprotein TamL, with product MKNSITKISLFILTGLIIFGCNTTKRVPDGKRLLNKNDIYVDGKKDNTEDIFNQLYQKQNTSILGYHLRLNIYNLAKPKSDSLFKAKMIKNPQRYYRKAKWLSKKQVKRLGESFFYSGKDNFLRKTGEAPVILDTASTRKSLRRLKSYYFNRGYFDVTTKYKIDTLDSKRVKLKYDIATGTPYILDSIDSYISSAPLDSIYQLRKKNSFLKTGKRYETVDFDNERGRITEDFRNNGAYRFQQNYVTFDIDTIAKTHKANVDLVIENESVRVDDSVKMAPFELYKISKVNIFTDHSATDPNAKISDSTVYKDFTLYSVNKLKYRPKAITDGVFVVKGTYFSDNKTTLTSKYLSNLKVFNYPLIQYVEDKTQKNALIANVYLTPRKKYTFGFSTDFTHSNIQDFGISGNTFLAIRNVFNGAETFDIGFRGNIGSSKDLANPNNNFFNISEIGVDANLNFPRLFLPFKTDKIIPKTMIPYTKMSIGYAKQTNIGLDKQNFTSSLTYNWTPKKGVNFKFDLFNIQFVKNLNPTNYFNIYKSSYNTINDIAKNYTINPDYTDANGDLKIESGVLGFANDALTDPSLGITAADSKSILSIVERRVRLTENNLIFASSLSFSKTSQRDLFDNEFYAFKTKLESAGNMLSLLARAAKQLKNQNGANTIFDVEFSQYIKTEVEFIKHWDLKRKKVLASKAFFGIAIPYGNSTSIPFSRSYFAGGSNDNRAWQSYSLGPGGSSSILDFNEANMKLMLSTELRFNLFQKLNGALFADAGNIWNILDNTTFEPSIFRNLKSLENMALGTGYGLRYDFNFFILRIDMGFKTYNPALSEDKWFKELRFDKSVLNIGINYPF